The genomic region AACAGTTTCAGCAACACCTTCTTTTACAACCTCAAGAACAGTTTTATCTTCATCTAACTCCGGCTCCTGCTCTAAATAACCAATACTATATCCTGAAGAAAATACTACATCTCCCTGGTAGTTTGTATCTCTACCTGCGATAATTTTTAATAGGGTAGATTTACCAGAACCGTTAAGACCAAGAATCCCGATTTTTGCTCCATAGAAAAAACTCAGGTATATATTTTTTAAAACCGGTGTATTCGCAGATTTGTAGGTTTTAGTAACCCCACTCATCGAGAATATCACTTTTTTATCATCTGCCATGTAATCGTAATTTTTTGGTTGAATTAATCTTATTAATACGGTTCCAAATGATCAAAAATGCATTTGAAACCGCGCAAAAATACAAATAAAGAAATACAAAATATTAGTGATCTCCTAAAAGTCGAAGTAAAAGAATCAACTGCCCGGTATGATACGCATTATGCTCTACTACAAGTAATAGCTCTCGTAATAAGGTATGATCTTCACTATTTTTTACCGGTTTGTTTAAATCGTTATTTTCATTTAAAATATACGCTGCTAAATCCTGCCTTTCTTTAAAAAAGTTAGACTTTAACTCCTCCCACTCTTCTTTAGTTTTTGGAGATCGTTTTTTATCCCAATAGCCTTCTGGCCATTTTGGCGTTTTATAATCATCTAAAGTGATATAATCGAGAATGTCTTTTTGCGTATAGGTAATATGATAGAATACCTCATAAAAAGAATACGGTAATCCATGTAATCTCTCGCCAATCTTGTCGAATGACACTTCTTTTAAAACTTTATCAATAGGCATAAAAGCCTCACCACCCATAAGATGTTTTACCAGCTGTGCTCTCTCCATAAACCTTTCTTTTTTAAATTATAAAATCAAATTCGGCCTTTCAACGCATTAAAAACCCAGGAAATGGCAAAAAAACCAATTCCTACAACAGAAAAACCTATTGCGTGATCTCTATATTTTAAGACACCCAGTAGTACGATCGCCGTGGCTACTAAAAAAATAATAAATGAGGCCCAGGCGAAAATGGTGTTCTTATTTAATCCCATAAAATCTTGTTTAAGACACAAATATCGGATATTTTGATTAGTAATTTAAAAATTGAATACTCCGTATTTTGTATTTTAGCCAATATTGTGAAAATTTTTAAATTATTTTTGAAAACAATTAAGCAAACTAAGGTTAAAATTCATTTTTACTCATTTTAAAATTGCTTCCAAAAAACTGTCTATATGGATATTACCTTCAATAAAAATGAAGATCATAATAAATTATTAGTTTCAGACTTAAATCACCACCTAAAAAGAGTGTATTTGGGAGGTGGCGAGAAACGTATCGAAAAACATCACGCCAAAGGAAAAATGACCGCCAGGGAGCGGATTGATTTTTTACTGGATACTCCTGAATCTGCGATAGAAATTGGCGCTTTTGCCGGCGATGGCATGTACAAGGAACATGGCGGTTGCCCCAGTGGTGGTGTAGTCGTAAAAATTGGAAAAGTTTCTGGCAAACAATGTATTGTAGTGGCTAATGATGCCACCGTAAAAGCAGGAGCCTGGTTTCCTATCACCGGAAAGAAAAACCTGCGTGCCCAGGAAATTGCTATTGAAAATAAGCTTCCCATCATTTATCTCGTAGACAGCGCAGGTGTTTATTTACCGATGCAGGATGAAATTTTCCCAGACAAAGAACACTTTGGAAGAATCTTTAGAAATAATGCCGTAATGAGTAGTATGGGCATCACTCAAATCGCGGCCGTAATGGGAAGTTGTGTTGCCGGGGGTGCTTATTTACCCATTATGAGTGACGAAGCTATTATTGTTGAGAAAACCGGAAGTATTTTTCTTGCCGGAAGCTATCTGGTTAAAGCGGCGATTGGCGAAACCATCGATAACGAAACACTTGGCGGTGCGACCACACATACCGAAATTAGTGGCGTGACCGATTATAAGGCCAAAGACGATAAAGATGCACTCACCAAAATTCAAAATATTATGGATAAAATTGGCGATTTTGATACTGCTGGTTTTAGCCGAAAAAAGGCGTTAAAACCAAAATTAGAACCTAACGAGATTTTTGGGATTTTACCTAAAAAGCGTTCCGATCAATATGATATGATGCAAATCATTGAACGTTTGGTTGATGGATCTGATTTTGAAGAATATAAAAAAGGTTATGGCGAAACGATCATCACCGGTTATGCTCGTATAGATGGTTGGGCTGTTGGCATTGTTGCCAATCAGCGTAAAATCGTTAAAACCAAAAAAGGGGAAATGCAGTTTGGCGGAGTCATTTACTCTGATTCCGCAGATAAAGCCACTCGCTTTATTGCAAATTGTAACCAAAAGAAAATCCCACTAGTGTTTCTTCAGGATGTTACCGGATTCATGGTGGGCAGCAAAAGTGAGCATGGCGGCATCATCAAAGACGGTGCGAAAATGGTAAATGCAGTAAGCAATTCAGTAGTTCCAAAATTCACTATTATTATTGGTAATTCCTATGGAGCCGGTAACTACGCCATGTGCGGTAAAGCCTATGACCCAAGATTGATCGTTGCCTGGCCAAGTGCAGAGCTGGCCGTTATGGGCGGCACGCAAGCCGCAAAAGTGCTGGCTCAGATAGAAACTGCTTCATTAGAGAAAAAAGGGGAAAAAGTAGATGCTGAAAAAGAAAAAAAGGTTTTTGAAGCCATTAAATCCAGATACGACGAGCAAACCTCAGCATATTATGCAGCAGCCAGGCTATGGACAGATGCGGTGATTAATCCTATGGATACCCGCAAATGGATCTCAACCGGAATCGAAGCTGCAAATCATGCCCCAATCGAAAAAGATTTTAATTTAGGGGTTATTCAAACTTAACCTCAAAATGATAAGTTTGGAAAATCGCACCTAAATTATAGAATTTAGTCACAAACCACATTGTTTAATTTAATCATCAGGAATGAAAAAACTTCTTTCTACATTTTTGTTTTCAATACTTGCTTTTACGGCTTCCTCACAAGTCCTAAGCAATAAAGAAAAATATACCGAAGCTGATACCCTTCGCGGTTCTTTACGAGCCGAGCGTGCGTATGATGCGTTAAGATACCATTTAAAACTGAAGGTAAATCCTTCAGAAGAATTTATTGATGGTAGCAACATTATCACTTTTAAAACCGAACAAAAATTACCGGTAATGCAAATCGATCTATTTGAAAATATGAACATCGATTCGATTGTTTTTCATGGTAAAAACTTAAAATATAACCGAAAATACAACGCTGTTTTTGTTGAATTTGAAGAAGCTCTGGCCAAAAACACAACAGATTCTTTAGAGTTTTTCTATTCTGGGCACCCCATAGTAGCCAAAAATGCGCCCTGGGACGGCGGTTTTGTCTGGACACAGGACAAGCAGGGAAATCCCTGGGTTGGTGTGGCCGTTCAGGGAACCGGCGCCAGCTTATGGTATCCCAATAAAGATCACCAAAGCGACGAGCCAGAAAGTGTGCAATTGGATATTGCAGTACCAAACGGACTAATGAATGTATCAAACGGTAGAATGATTGGCAAAAAGGAGCTTGGTAATGGTTATACCGAATGGAGTTGGAAAACCGTAAATCCAATCAATAACTACGATGTAATGATTAACATCGCTAACTACGAACATTTTTCAGATCAGTTCCAGGATCTTACACTGGATTATTACGTACTTCCTTATAATCTTGAAAAAGCTAAAAAACAATTTGAAGAAGTAAAAGATATGATGGCTTGCTTTTACGAAAAAATGGGACCTTACCCCTTTGTAGAAGATGGCTATAAACTAGTAGAGACTCCGTATCTTGGAATGGAGCATCAAAGCGCAGTTGCCTACGGAAATAAATATATGAAAGGCTATTTAGGCCGGGATCTTTCTGGCACGGGAATAGGATTAAAATGGGATTATATCATAATTCATGAATCGGGACACGAATGGTATGGCAATAGTATTACTGCAAAAGATATTGCAGATATGTGGATTCACGAAGGCTTTACCACCTACACCGAAGCTATTTATACTGAATGTGGCTGGGGAAAAGAAGCGGCTTTAAAATATATAAAAGGACAACGTTCTAATATCCAAAACAGAGCGACCATAATCGGTGATTACGGAGTAAATGCTGAAGGCTCTGGGGATATGTATTTTAAAGGATCTAATTTACTAAATACCATTAGAAGCATTTATGATAATGATGAACTTTGGTGGGATACCTTTAGGGATTATACGGCGACTTATAAACATAAGATCATCGATACCAAAACCGTTGAAGATTTCTTCAATAAACCTATAAAAACAGATTTAAAGCCGGTATTCGATCAATATTTAAGACATACCAGAATTCCCGAGTTACAATTTAAAAAAGATGGTAAAACTTATGCGTATCGATGGAGAGCAGATGTTCCAGAATTTAATATGCCGGTAGATGTATTTATCGACGGCAAAGAAACCCGTCTAAAACCAAGCTTAAAATGGAAAAAACTAGATAAAAAAGTATCTGGTGAAGATTCAATAAAACTCAATGATCTTGAATTTTACGTAAACATGAGTTTTAAATAAAAATACGAGTTATAACAGCTTAAGAATAAAGGTTGAGATTTGATAATTTCAGCCTTTTTTTATAGGTTTAGTTCAATTTCTGTTTTCTACCCATAATAAAATAGAGGATTGTCCCAAAAAAACTAAAGAAGATCACGATAAGTAACCACACTATTTTATTATTCCCTTCAAAATCGTTTTTTACGATATCTATGATGGCTAAAAGGGGAAATAATAATCCGAACAAAAAAACTATTAAAACTATAATAATTTGAGGAGCACCAATGGCTAGTATTTGATATAACATCGTTAATTGATTTTTATAAAACTAACGTTTTTCATCTAAAAAAAATAAATTTTATAAAAAATGCTTAATCTGTATCGTCCAGCTGAAAAATCTCATTTACTGAACAAGCAAAAATTTTAGAAAGCTTTAAAGCAAGAATCGTAGATGGCGCATATCTATTTTTCTCCATAGAATTTACTGTTTGTCTGGAAACCCCAAGTAATTTTGCTAAATCCTCCTGAGTCATATTCTTTTTGGCGCGCTCAACTTTAATTGTATTCTTCATTAATTAAATCTTTTCATGAAGTAAAAAACGCCAAAATACCATAAGAACATCGTAAAAAGTAACTGATTAGCCTGGAGATCGATCTCAAAACTTCCATTAAATAAAATACTTCCAAAAGGACTTATAAGGGCAAAAATAACTCCGTATAAGAAAGTAGCTGCAAAAGCTAACAATCTCAGTTTCATACTACGTTCATCTTCTACCTTTTCCTTTGAAAGAGCTAATACCAAAAAAGCGATCAATACTAGATCAAAGAAACCATTTTTAATAATTTCATTTTCTACTGCTATAAGGTCTATACTAGAAATAATAAAAAGCACTAAAGAAATAGCGAGTAATACATAGCCAACTATTTTAAATTTATGCGGAAGTAATTTGAGATCTGTATTTTTCATTTGTAAAGAATTTAAGTCTAAAAGACAAAAATACTTTACATCTCAAAAATATCAAACTATGCTGTTGTTAAAAAAATTGATTATACTCGTTTTAAGAAAAGAGCGATAACCTCATTATTTGTTATTTTTAAAATTGATTTTCGAGAAAATTACCCCACCCTGCTTTTTAGGGTGTTATCACGATGAATTTTCCCACTGGTAGTTTCTTCAAATTTTTCAACAAAATAAATCTTTTTTGGATGTTCAAACTTTTCTAAAGATTTTAGATTCGCGATGTTTTCTTTCATTTTTTCTAAACCTTCTTCAGAAAAAGCAGCTTCAATAAAAAGTACCAGTTTATTTCCTAACGCATCATCTGGAATTGATGTTATAAAAAAGCGAGAATCGATAATTTTACCCAGTTTTTTTTCAATTTCTTCGGGATGTAATTTTACTCCTCCACTATTGATCACATTATCAATCCTACCTTTCCAATTAAATTTTTTATAGGTAAGAATATCAACAACATCATTGGTAACAATGATCTCATCTGAAAGATTTGGTGCTTTAATAATCAGACAACCGCGTTCATCTTTACTTATATTGATATTCGGTAATACTTTAAAAGGGCGTGATTGCTTCTTTTTTTTCGTAGGATTTATACGTCTTGCGGCAATATGGGTAATAGTCTCGGTCATACCATAAGTTTCATATACCTTGGTATGTACCTCTTTTACCATTTTCTGTAGTCTAAGCGACATAGCTCCTCCTCCAACGATTAACTTTTTAACCAGGTGTAAGCGGGCCACCGAATTATCCAGCTGAAAAGGCGTCATGGCACAAAAATCATAAATTTTAAAAACCTGATCTAAAGGTGTAGCAGAGGGAGGCACTAAATCGAGTTGCCAACCACAAACAATAGCTCGAATGATCATCATTTTACCAGCAATATAAGTTGCAGGAAGACAAAGCAAGGCTTTAGTGTCTTCTGGAAGATCAAAATATTTGGCAGTGGCTAGAGCCGAATTGACCATGTATTCCTTTTTAAGCCGAATGGTTTTAGGTTTCCCTGTAGATCCTGAAGTTTTTACCTCTACAAACTCCTGAGGCTTTAACCAGTCCAGAATAAAACTTCCTACTTCTTCTTCAAAAGCTTCTCCTTCTTTTATAAAATGAAATGCATGCTGTCGTAATTCAGCATTACTGAAATGTCGCTTATTCAGCTTAAAATTAGGATGCGTTTCCGGAACCTTATAGAAGTCTGCCATATTGCTCTAAATATGATTCAAATCTGACTAATCTACGTTATCAAATTACTATTATAAGTTTAAAAATAGCTAATTTTTAGTAATCTCCGTTAATTTCAGATAAATCTTCAATATCTACGACACTATTAGAGGCAATAATTGCTGGTTTTTCCACTTTGCCAAACAGTCGATTGCTCCAGTTTTTCCAGTGATATTTCTTTGCATAAATCAAAAGAATTAAAGGATAAATAACCAAAACGCTTACCCAAATATCCCAACCGGCAACAGGACTGGAAACATCGCGTAAAATAGATTCTGTATTAAAAGCAGTCCACTCTGCGGTTACCAGTAGAGCAGCTACTAAATTATTAGCCGCATGAAATCCTAAAGGCAATTCCAAACCTTCGTCCATCAGTGTCATGATCCCTAACATAAAGCCGGTGCCTATATAGCTTACCATCACCAGATCTCCCATTTGGCTAACTTCAGGGTTCCAGTAATGCAAGCCACCAAAAACGACCGATGTAATCACCAAAGGAATCCATCTATAACCTGTTTTAATCCCTATGCCCTGCATTAAATATCCTCTAAAAAAATATTCCTCAAAACTGGTTTGTAACGGGACCATTACAATGGCAATCGCTGCCAATATTAAAAATGGAACCAGATTAAAATTAATCGTATAATCCTGTGGATTAATAAAGAAAAAATCAACAAGAATTAAAGTAACATTTAAAATCACAATCAAACCGAACGAGAACCAAAAACGTCCCCAGTCAATCTTTTTTCGGCTCGTGGTTAATTCTGTAAATGACTGTCGATGCAAATTTTTAACCAGAAAAAGCAGCGCTCCTAAGCCAATAGCAAAACTTAGCAAGAGAAAGAAAAAAGTGAGATTACTATCTAAAGCACTCATCATAGTAGCTTCATCCACCGTACCGAAATCTGCAGTAACACCAAGTTTAAAAATAACAGCTATTGCTAATGGAAGTTGCCCCATAAAAAGCGCTACGATCGTAACAATTGTACCTATAATATATCGCCACGCATTATTTTTGCTTTTAAAAGCCTGTTCTATATACATTTGTGTATTTAAAATTTAAAATACCAGTTTAAACCAGGATTATAACTAATTTGTCCGTTTTTAACCTCTAACGGACTCTCAACATTATTCGTGTACAAATTTCCCGTTCCTAATCCCTGTGGCATCGTTACATTTTTCTCGTAAGTAAATTGAGAAATAGCATTTAAACCAATATTACTCTCTAACGCGCTTGTATTCCACCAGCCAATATTATTATTTTCAGCTAGGTCTATCCATTGCTGAGTTCCTTTAAACCCACCAATAAGACTCGGTTTAAATATCAGATATTGGGGTTGTATGGTTTGTAGTAATGTTTTCTTTTTTGTTACATCAAAGACACCTATCAACTCTTCGTCTAGGGCAATTGGCAATGGAGTTTCGGCACAAAGCTTTGCCGTTTCTTCCCAATTTCCCTGTTTTATCGGCTGTTCTATGCTATGAAGTTTTAATTCACTTAAACGCTTCAGTTTTTCTAATGCATTTTTAGGATCAAAAGCACCATTAGCGTCTACGCGTAGTTCTATTTCTTCTGCAGAATATTGTGACCGAATATATTTAAGCAATTCGATTTCAGTATCAAAATCTATAGCTCCAATCTTCATTTTGATGCAATTAAAGCCCGATCTCAATTTATCTTCTATCTGGGATTTCATAAAATCTTTTTCCCCCATCCAGATGAGTCCGTTTATTGCAATGGCATCTTCGCCTTTTGTAAATGCTGAGGAAAATAATTCAAACTCATTTTTATTTTTGAGCGACTGAAAAGCCATCTCGATCCCAAACTGAATACTAGGAAATTCAATGAGCGCTTCCCAAAGTTCATTTTTTCCAAGATGGATATTTTCACAGGCCCATTTTAGCTTTGCTTCATAATCTGGCCTGTCGTCGATACTTAACCCCCGTAAAATGCCGCATTCACCATAACCAAAATTATCACCATCCTCTATTTTGATAAACCAGGTTTCCTTAACAGTAAGAACGCCCCGCGAAGTTCCGCTGGGGCGTTTAAAATTTAAAATATACTTTTTATAAGTTGCTTGCAACTGCGTTGTCTTTAGTCTGTTATTATTTTAGATTTTTAGTAAACTAGAATGAAATTCTTGTTAGAATTTTTAATAATTTAATGTCGGATTATGATCTTAATGTGATTCTAAGTTTTGAATTCATTTTTATTATTTCGTGAAAGTTCTTCAAAATTATTCAAATCTAAAAAATTAAGATCATTTACAATGATTAATTGCGTTTCCAATTCGTAACATGAACCTAGCGCAATCGCTAAAAATCTAACATTTTAATCTACTAATAATCGAAGATTCCAATAATCTAATATTCTTTAAAATTAAACACTTAATTTTTCACCAATATCCAATAAGATCAACTCCTTACCTTTATCCGCAAATTTCTTTTTAGCTTCAGCATGATCAATTTCGATATAACCAAAAGTATCATAGTGACAGCCTAAAATTCGCTTACACTCAATAAAATCACTGGCAATGACCGCTTCATCTGGCCCCATAGTAAAATTATCTCCAATTGGTAATACCGCTAAATCGAGTTTGGTAAATAACGGAATTAACTTCATATCCATACTTAAAGCCGTATCTCCGGCGATATAGAGATTTTTCTCTCCTGTTTGAATAACAAAACCACCCGGTAATCCACCAGAGGCACCATCAGGGAAGGTACTACTATGCCAGGCCTGTACATACTTTACCTTTCCAAAATCAAATTGCCAACTCCCTCCATGATTCATTGGATGTACCTTAAATCCTTTTTCCTCGTAATAGGAAGCGATTTCGGCATTACTTACAATAACCGCACCTGTATTTTTTGCCACGGTTTCTACATCTAAAACATGATCCTGATGGGCATGTGTTACTAAAATATAATCTGCTTTTATTTCTTTTAAATTGATTTTATCCTTTGCGTTTTCATTTCCTGAAATAAAAGGATCTACCAGAATATTAATATCTCCTATTGTAAGGCCAAGACAATTTTGACCATAAAATGTAAGTTCCATAACAATTTTATTTGATTTGCACCTAAAATACTAATTGATGCCTGGAGAAATAGAATTTAGAATTCTATAATTTTGTTAAACTTCAGCTTAAAAAATCTGGCCAACAGCAAATAGTAAAGACATGCCAAATGTTGATAGTGCCAGTACCTTAAGCTCTGGATCCAGTAAAGCCGGAGACTCATTTTGCATCACTCTTTTAAGGTGAAGAATAAGCGGAATAAAGGCGATATAAAAAATAATATCATCCCATCCTTCAAAAATCAGGGCTGAATATATCGTCATAAGAAAGATGGCTCCAATAATTAAAAAATAGTGATAAGTTTTTGCTCCTTTCTCGCCCAATTTTACCGCTAAAGTAATTTTTCCTGATCTCTCGTCAGGCACTCTATCCCTCATATTATTAAGATTAAGCACACCGGCACTTAAAAGTCCTATGGCTGCAGCCGGTATAAGCACTGCCCAATCAAAATCATTGACATATAGAAAAAAGGATCCAAAAACCGCGACGATCCCAAAGAAAATAAATACGAAAATATCCCCTAAACCACGATAGCCATAAGCTGAGTTTCCTACGGTGTATTTTATTGCCGCCACAATAGAGGCTACACCTAAGCCAATAAAAATAAGACTATACATAAAATCCTCACTATCAAAGGATGCATAGATCAAACAAATAGCCAGGATAAAGGTGATGATTGAAGTGAGGATAATTCCCCTTTTCATTTCAGCATGCGATATTAATCCACTTTGGATGGCTCGTTGCGGGCCTATACGTTCATCGTTATCTGTTCCCTTTACTCCATCACCATAATCATTTGCAAAATTAGATAATACCTGAAGCCCCAATGTTGTGGCCAGTGCCAATGAAAAAATTCCCAGACTAAAATAGCCTTGCTGGGCTGCGATGGTGCTGCCCACTAAAATTCCCGAAATGGATAAAGGCAAAGTTCGTAATCGGGCAGCATTTACCCAGGAATTTATTTTTCTCATTTAACGCATTATTTTAACCAACACTTCTTTTAAAAGATCTCCTGAAGATAAATTTACGGCACCAACCCCCTTACTCTTTACATCAGCTTCCTGCAAAACATTTATCGCATAACTCACTTTTTTCATCGGATAATTTCTGGCAGCCAGGGTATAATCGTTCACAAAATAAGGATTTACCTTTAGCTGTTTTGCCACATTCATTTTTGATTTATCGGATAAACCATGATATTGCAACAATTGCGAAAAATAAGAGAACAATAGGGATATGGTAACCACCAGCGGATTATCTTTTGGGTTTTGCGAAAAATAGTTGATAATGCGATGTGCCTTTATCTCGTCTTTTAAACCAACAGCTTTACGTAACTCAAAATTATTGAAATCTTTACTAATTCCAATATTTTGTTCAATTAGCTCTGGTGTAACATCGGTTCCTTTTTCACAAACCAATTGAAGTTTTTGCAATTCATTATCGATTTTCCCCAAATCTGTGCCTAGAAATTCAACCAGCATTTGGGAAGCTTTTGGAGATATTCCCAAACTTCTTGATTTTAAATTTCTCACAATCCAATCTGAAACCTGGTTCTCATATAGTTTTTTACTATCCAGAATTACTCCACTTTTCTTGATAGTTTTATACACCTTTTTACGCTTATCCAGCGTTTTATGTTTATAGCAAAGGACCAAAACTGTTGTTGGTTGTGGATTTTCAGCATAATCACTCAGTTTATCGATTGTCCTTGCAAGATCCTGAGCTTCTTTTACAATCACCACCTGTCTCTCGGCCATCATAGGATAGCGCTTGGCATTTCCCACAATGTCATCAACATTGGTATCGCGACCGTACATAATGATTTGATTAAATCCCTTTTCTTCTTCATGCAATACATTGTCCTCGATATAATCGGCAACTTTATCCACAAAATAAGGTTCTTCTCCCATTAAAAGATAAATAGGAGCAATTTTTCCATTTTTAATATCGGTCACAATTTGTTTTGCGTCATCCATGCAGAAAAAGAATCTTTTAGGCTGAAATTAGTTTTACCCGTAAAGGCTTTTAGATGTTGTATTCTTTAGTATTTTTGAGGTCTATGATCGACCTTAATTTTCCAAAATATAATTTCAGGTTCAAAAATAGTCAAAATAAAATAGCTGTTTTCGACGAACTAAGGAAAAAATTTATCATTCTCACTCCAGAAGAATGGGTACGCCAACATTGTACGCAATTCCTCAGGCAGGAAAAAGAATTCCCAAAAAGTCTTATTAATGTGGAAAAGCAACTGAAGATAGGCAAATTAACCAAACGTTACGATGTTGTGGTTTATAATAATGATGGCAGTATACACCTTATTGTAGAATGCAAAGCACCACATATTAAGATCACCCAAAATGTTTTCGA from Zunongwangia profunda SM-A87 harbors:
- the holA gene encoding DNA polymerase III subunit delta, whose amino-acid sequence is MDDAKQIVTDIKNGKIAPIYLLMGEEPYFVDKVADYIEDNVLHEEEKGFNQIIMYGRDTNVDDIVGNAKRYPMMAERQVVIVKEAQDLARTIDKLSDYAENPQPTTVLVLCYKHKTLDKRKKVYKTIKKSGVILDSKKLYENQVSDWIVRNLKSRSLGISPKASQMLVEFLGTDLGKIDNELQKLQLVCEKGTDVTPELIEQNIGISKDFNNFELRKAVGLKDEIKAHRIINYFSQNPKDNPLVVTISLLFSYFSQLLQYHGLSDKSKMNVAKQLKVNPYFVNDYTLAARNYPMKKVSYAINVLQEADVKSKGVGAVNLSSGDLLKEVLVKIMR
- a CDS encoding type I restriction enzyme HsdR N-terminal domain-containing protein encodes the protein MIDLNFPKYNFRFKNSQNKIAVFDELRKKFIILTPEEWVRQHCTQFLRQEKEFPKSLINVEKQLKIGKLTKRYDVVVYNNDGSIHLIVECKAPHIKITQNVFDQIAQYNMTLNAEYLMVTNGLSHYYCKMNYEAGEYEFLQEIPAYKSA